Proteins from a single region of Limosilactobacillus fermentum:
- a CDS encoding aldo/keto reductase, which produces MELKDLTSAYTLANGIAIPAVGYGTFRTPATVARQAVKTAIEVGYRHIDTAAVYENEEAVGQGINDSGIDRDSIFLTSKLWNTERGYDKTIAAFEASLKRLQTTYLDLYLIHWPANQKQFGDQAAALNAETWRALEDLYKQRKVKAIGLSNFMPHHVAELLKTAKIRPQVDQIEVHPGWTHQEEIKKLQAMGILVEAWAPLGGQGATVMENETIKQIATAHGKTPAQVVLRWEIQQEVLPLPKSVHEHRMRENADVFDFTLSPAEMGQIAALPNMGGQCADPDEVDY; this is translated from the coding sequence ATGGAATTAAAGGACTTAACGAGTGCCTACACCCTTGCCAACGGAATCGCCATTCCGGCGGTTGGTTACGGAACCTTCCGGACCCCGGCCACCGTGGCCCGGCAAGCGGTCAAAACCGCGATTGAAGTCGGCTACCGCCATATCGACACGGCCGCCGTTTACGAAAATGAAGAGGCGGTCGGCCAAGGGATTAATGATTCCGGGATTGACCGCGACAGCATCTTTTTGACCTCCAAGCTTTGGAATACCGAGCGGGGCTACGATAAGACGATCGCCGCCTTTGAAGCCTCCCTCAAGCGCTTGCAAACGACCTACTTGGACCTGTATTTGATCCACTGGCCGGCCAACCAAAAGCAGTTTGGTGACCAGGCCGCAGCGCTTAACGCCGAGACCTGGCGGGCACTAGAAGACCTCTACAAGCAGCGCAAGGTTAAGGCGATCGGGCTGTCTAACTTCATGCCCCACCACGTTGCCGAGCTGTTAAAGACCGCCAAGATCCGCCCGCAGGTTGACCAAATTGAGGTTCACCCCGGCTGGACCCACCAAGAAGAGATCAAGAAGCTCCAAGCGATGGGAATCTTGGTTGAGGCCTGGGCCCCGCTGGGTGGTCAGGGGGCCACGGTAATGGAGAATGAAACGATCAAGCAAATTGCTACGGCGCACGGTAAGACCCCGGCCCAAGTGGTTTTGCGTTGGGAGATACAACAAGAAGTCCTGCCGCTACCAAAGTCGGTTCACGAACACCGGATGAGGGAAAACGCGGACGTCTTTGACTTCACCCTGTCACCGGCGGAGATGGGCCAAATTGCCGCTTTACCGAACATGGGCGGCCAGTGCGCCGACCCGGATGAGGTTGACTATTAA
- the addA gene encoding helicase-exonuclease AddAB subunit AddA, translating to MVFTPSKEQEPAINDRQKDILVSASAGSGKTAVLVERVIQLMETGLSKDAKPSERPNIDDILMVTFTTDAAKNMRDRIRRRLVGATDEHMKAQVARLALANISTIHSFCEQLIKRYYYVIDLDPQFRLIDDAEQQLLKEQAWQVTLDDWVANPDQVGALHQLIDNFGAGNLESVVQALDTEADAQPHPSDWLAGLSGLYQFEEGADPRQSAFFKRLLEPLVGPQLKELRDQWAALGEVGPARFAEQIEEDLAKLATTVDDQGHLLGSWDSLAQTLNKKNFAPKLRKRKDDDDPELLDELGVQRGGLRDQLGDLHDTYFFQSAADLVKYGQKAGALIEILTRVATDFRCHYQIIKQDRRLLDFSDLEHYAYAILTGENINPKVTWSDEEAWAKRQAAAQVQAELQRHYKEIMIDEYQDTNRLQDDLLRLLHKSGQNHRFMVGDMKQSIYRFRQADPTLFKDYYDQFSADGQSSEALDLSDNYRSRHEVTDLVNLIFEQLMDQQLGEMVYDDKASLKPKADWGADRDQASPATPELLLFDGGVKKTTANPTGEDAIVVRQPEDKVASEVWLIGQRIRELLAKETILDPETKRVRPITPGDIAILSRAKRIHSVIAEQFAKLNLPVMVHGVENYFKATEIRVVMSLLKVIDNPYQDVPLAAVLRSPLIQVAPEVAAKFGLSQGENRIGFTEPELAYLKVNSTSKDFFGVVQQNYYAWRDQEVEAVENHDALTEEELAERVAGDPAGLATKEELGVNCGLIYLKLARFFELRDHLRRVAQRRPLVDLIWTIYQATGYLDYVGGMSGGPQRQANLHALYERASGYEESGFKGLYQFIHFIEQMQKKNDDLGEATTALAGDAINVMTIHKSKGLQFPIVFLVETTHQFQADRDPVTIEPQAGLGFTYVDSTANETMRVKHPLVQQAALKEKKKRQDRAEEMRLLYVALTRAEQRLFITGYVKDADLTKKMDKWNRAFDSASPLLTTTTRLKGQSMLDWIMMTLVRTANFPTLREGVEAAAAPLRGLTKAAYQIKLQNADQVQAALNTPLDLHPNATAEQATPAAATSRQFKADLERVLNFTYPDQVATQTTAFQAVSTVREAFARQDPTNLEMGRLEIDRDQIKESGAYLAPEERAFENPAFITGASDQEPTGTAIGTATHLIFQKLPLTEPLDEGAVRALIKSLTESGLIDNPQVAAGIDVAGVVSFYQTGLGQVITAHPEQVHREVPFSMLLSAHDLFSGIGATDDSEVLIHGIIDGYVQHDDQIDLFDYKTDRISQAHPEEDLQELADKYSGQLVLYADALTKMTGVPLEKIHRHLYFTRAKRVVTLSAPPSSHEPKEEA from the coding sequence ATGGTTTTCACACCAAGTAAGGAACAGGAGCCGGCGATCAACGACCGGCAAAAAGACATTTTGGTTTCCGCCTCGGCGGGGAGTGGGAAGACCGCCGTTTTGGTTGAGCGGGTGATCCAGCTGATGGAAACCGGACTGAGTAAGGACGCTAAGCCTAGCGAGCGGCCCAACATCGATGACATCCTGATGGTGACCTTTACCACCGACGCCGCTAAGAACATGCGCGACCGGATCCGCCGGCGCCTGGTCGGGGCGACCGACGAACACATGAAGGCCCAGGTGGCCCGCTTGGCCCTGGCCAACATCAGCACGATCCACTCCTTTTGCGAGCAGTTGATTAAGCGCTACTACTACGTCATCGACCTCGACCCCCAGTTTCGGTTAATTGACGACGCCGAACAGCAGCTCCTAAAGGAACAGGCCTGGCAAGTGACCCTCGATGACTGGGTGGCCAATCCGGACCAAGTGGGGGCGCTGCACCAGTTAATCGATAACTTTGGGGCGGGGAACCTCGAGTCCGTTGTTCAGGCGCTGGACACCGAGGCCGACGCCCAGCCGCACCCGAGCGACTGGCTGGCCGGCTTAAGTGGCCTTTACCAGTTCGAAGAAGGGGCGGACCCGCGGCAAAGTGCCTTCTTTAAGCGCCTCTTGGAACCCCTCGTGGGCCCGCAACTAAAGGAACTGCGGGACCAGTGGGCGGCCCTTGGCGAAGTGGGGCCGGCCCGTTTTGCCGAGCAGATTGAAGAAGATTTAGCTAAATTAGCCACGACCGTTGATGACCAGGGCCATTTGTTAGGCAGCTGGGACAGCCTGGCCCAGACCCTCAACAAGAAGAATTTTGCACCTAAGTTGCGCAAACGTAAGGATGACGACGATCCCGAACTCTTAGACGAACTGGGGGTTCAGCGGGGTGGCCTGCGGGATCAGCTGGGCGACCTCCACGATACCTACTTCTTCCAGTCCGCCGCGGACCTGGTTAAGTATGGTCAAAAGGCTGGCGCCCTAATTGAGATCTTAACCCGGGTGGCCACCGACTTCCGGTGCCACTACCAGATCATCAAGCAGGACCGCCGCCTGCTCGATTTCTCCGACTTAGAGCACTACGCCTACGCCATCTTGACCGGCGAAAACATCAACCCAAAGGTGACCTGGAGTGACGAAGAAGCGTGGGCCAAGCGCCAAGCCGCCGCCCAAGTCCAAGCCGAGTTGCAGCGCCACTACAAGGAAATCATGATCGACGAGTACCAAGACACCAACCGCCTGCAAGACGACCTGTTACGCCTCTTGCACAAGAGTGGGCAAAACCACCGCTTTATGGTTGGGGACATGAAGCAGTCGATCTACCGCTTCCGCCAGGCCGACCCCACCCTGTTTAAGGACTACTACGATCAGTTCAGCGCGGATGGGCAAAGCAGCGAGGCCCTGGACTTGAGCGACAATTACCGCTCCCGCCACGAGGTTACCGACCTGGTCAACCTCATTTTCGAACAGCTGATGGACCAGCAACTGGGTGAGATGGTCTACGATGATAAGGCCAGCTTGAAGCCCAAGGCCGATTGGGGGGCCGACCGGGACCAGGCTAGCCCGGCGACCCCGGAACTCCTGCTCTTTGATGGGGGCGTCAAGAAAACGACCGCTAACCCCACCGGCGAGGACGCCATCGTGGTCCGTCAGCCGGAAGACAAGGTCGCTAGCGAAGTCTGGCTGATTGGCCAACGGATCCGCGAGCTCCTGGCCAAGGAAACGATCTTGGACCCGGAAACCAAGCGGGTCCGCCCGATCACGCCGGGCGACATCGCCATTTTGTCGCGGGCCAAGCGGATTCACTCGGTGATCGCCGAACAGTTTGCCAAGCTTAACTTACCGGTGATGGTGCACGGGGTGGAAAACTACTTTAAGGCCACCGAGATCCGGGTCGTGATGTCCTTGCTAAAGGTAATCGATAACCCCTACCAAGACGTTCCGTTGGCGGCCGTGCTCCGTTCGCCGCTGATTCAAGTCGCTCCCGAGGTGGCGGCTAAGTTCGGCCTGAGCCAGGGCGAAAACCGGATTGGCTTTACGGAACCGGAGTTAGCCTACTTGAAGGTCAACAGCACCTCCAAGGACTTCTTTGGCGTCGTGCAGCAAAACTACTACGCTTGGCGCGATCAAGAGGTCGAAGCGGTTGAAAACCACGACGCCCTGACTGAAGAGGAGCTCGCCGAACGGGTCGCAGGCGACCCGGCCGGCTTAGCGACTAAGGAAGAACTGGGCGTCAACTGTGGGTTAATCTACCTGAAGTTAGCCCGCTTCTTTGAGTTGCGGGACCACTTACGCCGGGTCGCCCAGCGACGCCCCCTGGTGGACTTGATCTGGACGATTTACCAAGCAACCGGCTACCTGGATTACGTGGGCGGAATGAGCGGCGGCCCCCAGCGCCAAGCTAACCTCCACGCCCTGTACGAACGGGCGAGTGGCTACGAGGAGAGTGGCTTCAAGGGACTTTACCAGTTCATCCACTTCATCGAGCAGATGCAAAAGAAAAACGACGACTTGGGCGAGGCGACCACGGCCCTGGCCGGTGACGCGATTAACGTCATGACGATCCACAAGTCCAAGGGGCTCCAGTTCCCGATCGTCTTCTTAGTGGAAACGACCCACCAGTTCCAAGCCGACCGGGATCCGGTAACGATTGAGCCCCAGGCCGGGCTTGGCTTCACCTACGTGGATAGCACGGCCAACGAGACGATGCGCGTCAAGCACCCGCTGGTCCAACAGGCGGCCTTAAAGGAGAAAAAGAAGCGCCAGGACCGGGCCGAAGAAATGCGCCTCCTCTACGTGGCCCTGACCCGGGCCGAGCAGCGCCTCTTCATCACCGGGTACGTGAAGGACGCTGACCTGACCAAGAAGATGGATAAGTGGAACCGGGCCTTTGATAGCGCCAGCCCGCTGTTGACCACCACCACACGCTTGAAGGGGCAATCGATGCTTGATTGGATCATGATGACCCTGGTGCGGACGGCGAACTTCCCAACGCTAAGGGAGGGGGTTGAAGCCGCCGCCGCCCCGCTGCGGGGCCTTACCAAGGCGGCCTACCAAATTAAGCTGCAAAACGCTGACCAGGTTCAGGCGGCCCTCAACACCCCGCTGGACCTGCACCCGAATGCGACGGCGGAGCAAGCCACCCCGGCGGCCGCCACTAGCCGCCAGTTTAAGGCCGACTTAGAACGGGTGTTAAACTTTACCTACCCGGATCAAGTGGCGACTCAAACGACCGCCTTTCAAGCCGTTTCGACGGTGCGGGAGGCCTTTGCCCGCCAGGACCCTACCAACCTGGAGATGGGTCGGCTAGAAATTGACCGCGACCAGATCAAAGAATCCGGGGCCTACCTAGCACCGGAAGAGCGGGCCTTCGAAAATCCCGCCTTCATCACCGGGGCGAGCGATCAGGAGCCAACCGGGACGGCGATCGGGACCGCTACCCACTTGATCTTCCAGAAATTACCGTTAACGGAACCGCTTGACGAAGGGGCGGTCCGTGCTTTAATTAAGTCCCTAACGGAGAGTGGTTTAATCGATAATCCCCAAGTTGCGGCGGGCATTGACGTGGCCGGCGTGGTATCCTTTTACCAAACGGGGCTCGGTCAGGTCATTACCGCCCACCCTGAGCAGGTTCACCGGGAAGTACCGTTCTCGATGTTACTGAGCGCCCACGATCTCTTCAGCGGGATTGGGGCCACCGATGACAGTGAGGTATTGATCCACGGGATCATCGACGGCTACGTCCAACACGACGACCAGATCGACCTGTTCGATTACAAGACCGACCGGATCAGTCAGGCCCACCCGGAAGAAGACCTCCAGGAACTGGCGGACAAGTACTCGGGCCAACTGGTGCTGTACGCCGATGCCCTGACCAAGATGACGGGGGTTCCCCTAGAAAAGATCCACCGCCACCTTTACTTCACCCGGGCCAAGCGGGTGGTAACCCTGAGCGCCCCGCCGTCGTCGCACGAACCAAAGGAGGAAGCATAA
- a CDS encoding PD-(D/E)XK nuclease family protein produces MATLQFVLGSASFDHQQVMLDRLAAQYQQAPNDTYLYLVPNHVKFTTEVAVLKGLKKRLKQTGNYAQANVAVLSFSRLGWFLCKDDPDYQKPRLSNVGMAMVVAKIIRELKAESPDLLKMFRGESERQGFATAVTKQLVELQNANIQPADLAPDQETGIIKRALASQAGGGRASQSTVFTDKMTVLYEIYRRFEAAVTTHVTAPDRSAMLLNHLEAADLSTTHVYLDRFAGEFSAQEQLIVDALIQRAADTTVSLILDRDYRGRELPSQNNLYYRSAKQYQDLLNLATQQVGVDVLDPIVLNQPNQRRVSDALVGVEEWMEADARFALPDRLPAPTDQVGFFTAPTRVAELNRVATKIRQLVATGQYRYRDFLVVTRHLDGYQTMLEPIFSRHQIPVFNDNQRPMATSPLATFTAALFKVLKDYYQEADVMELLKTGLLVPETPEELQQEGRAKRNPNTFMTAVYRTENYCLKFGKGGRSWFDERPWRLEGEQPESDALKRQNAQINWVKNYIKDELAPALADLQTATTGRELATKFYQFLLDQGVRHQLYSWAHQAQESGQLTQLRDVQQIWQTFGTLLDEYVTILGDQVAPTEQPGQLVAEFADLMNTGFNAGRYAQIPSTLDQVLVSESGMIQDNQRKVLFIMGATDDVMPEVKASEGLLSDPDRELLKRGLNDDQFLPISGTDQINNEPFLNYLSMLSVTERLYMSAPLMSSDDSELTLSPYLKGLARHFNQWDDQNNAPTTDLPDRPNPRASEDDVWSFVAAPAVTMGNLIEVERLSKDTGRKLTSAWRDVARALTRHDEGLTGRLNDIRDGQYAKNEAVPLQPELAARLYTTNRQGQVTNQLTASISQLEKFYQNPYDYFLRYGLHLKKRDELEVSSDKSGTLNHDALAFFVQSVIDEPDLQLADLVKEEHQGRQAELIDQAFEQAMNQQEELRELAANNSRVNLQLQVAKQLITTMAKTLCLQATQTDAQPVAVEKAFGQADWTGESQAAELPALTFDLTGAGLGEGAKVSLRGRIDRLDELKLGEQTYQLVVDYKSYNKAFDLVDAYAGQALQMLAYLNALQAANPGEQLLGSLYLRLYVPTVDAGKEGTAEELKEHLYQGITINDDAVLAALDHGLGEKGATLLSIKKKSKKDTSRFKVSADDQFSAKAGSNLVSPTDLKRLMDHNAELIKEAAVQILQGQNEIRPYRRQVGTTAETGLAFSDFLDVSRFDQALDDYKEIELTDADVEAKFEQEEE; encoded by the coding sequence TGTAAGGACGACCCCGATTACCAAAAGCCCCGCCTTTCCAACGTGGGGATGGCGATGGTGGTCGCCAAGATCATTCGGGAACTCAAGGCAGAATCCCCCGACCTCTTGAAGATGTTTCGGGGCGAAAGCGAACGCCAGGGCTTTGCCACGGCGGTGACCAAGCAGCTGGTGGAACTACAAAACGCCAATATTCAACCGGCCGACCTGGCGCCCGATCAGGAAACCGGGATTATTAAGCGGGCCCTGGCTAGTCAGGCGGGGGGTGGCCGGGCCAGTCAATCGACGGTCTTTACCGACAAGATGACCGTCCTGTACGAAATTTACCGGCGCTTTGAGGCGGCGGTCACGACCCACGTCACGGCGCCGGACCGGTCAGCGATGCTCTTAAACCACCTCGAAGCCGCCGACCTATCAACGACCCACGTTTACCTTGATCGCTTTGCCGGTGAATTTAGCGCCCAGGAACAGTTGATTGTCGACGCCCTGATTCAACGGGCTGCCGACACCACGGTTTCTTTGATCCTCGACCGGGATTACCGGGGACGGGAGTTGCCGAGTCAAAACAACCTCTATTACCGCTCGGCCAAGCAGTACCAGGACTTATTGAACCTCGCCACTCAGCAGGTGGGCGTGGATGTGTTAGACCCGATTGTTTTGAATCAGCCGAACCAACGACGGGTTAGCGACGCCTTGGTGGGGGTCGAAGAGTGGATGGAAGCAGACGCACGCTTCGCTCTGCCAGACAGGTTGCCGGCCCCGACCGACCAAGTAGGCTTTTTCACCGCCCCAACCCGGGTGGCCGAACTCAACCGGGTCGCCACCAAAATTCGCCAGCTCGTTGCCACCGGTCAGTACCGCTACCGGGACTTTTTAGTGGTTACGAGGCACCTGGACGGCTACCAAACGATGCTAGAACCGATCTTTAGCCGCCACCAAATTCCGGTCTTCAACGATAACCAACGCCCAATGGCGACCTCGCCGCTAGCGACCTTCACCGCCGCCTTGTTCAAGGTCTTAAAGGACTACTACCAAGAAGCCGACGTGATGGAGTTGTTAAAGACCGGCCTCTTGGTTCCCGAGACGCCGGAAGAGCTCCAACAGGAGGGGCGTGCGAAGCGAAACCCCAACACCTTCATGACCGCCGTCTACCGGACCGAAAACTACTGCCTGAAGTTCGGCAAGGGGGGGCGGTCGTGGTTTGACGAGCGGCCGTGGCGACTGGAAGGAGAACAACCAGAAAGCGATGCGCTCAAGCGCCAAAACGCCCAGATTAACTGGGTCAAAAATTACATCAAAGACGAATTGGCCCCGGCCCTGGCCGACCTACAAACGGCCACTACCGGGCGGGAGTTAGCCACCAAGTTCTACCAGTTCCTCTTGGATCAAGGGGTCCGTCACCAACTTTATTCCTGGGCCCACCAAGCCCAAGAAAGCGGGCAGTTAACCCAGCTGCGCGACGTTCAGCAAATTTGGCAGACCTTTGGCACCCTCTTGGACGAGTACGTAACCATCCTTGGCGACCAGGTGGCCCCGACCGAGCAGCCGGGACAGTTGGTGGCCGAGTTTGCCGACCTCATGAACACCGGTTTTAACGCCGGGCGCTACGCCCAAATCCCGTCGACTTTGGATCAAGTGTTGGTTTCGGAAAGCGGGATGATCCAGGACAACCAGCGCAAGGTCCTCTTCATCATGGGGGCGACCGATGACGTGATGCCGGAAGTCAAGGCCAGCGAGGGGCTCTTATCCGACCCCGACCGGGAACTTTTGAAGCGGGGCTTAAACGACGACCAGTTCCTGCCCATCAGCGGGACCGACCAGATCAACAACGAGCCCTTCTTAAACTACCTGAGCATGCTGTCGGTAACCGAGCGCCTCTACATGAGCGCCCCCCTGATGAGCAGCGACGACAGTGAGTTAACCCTCTCCCCGTACCTGAAGGGCTTGGCCCGTCACTTCAACCAGTGGGATGACCAAAACAACGCCCCGACCACCGACTTGCCAGACCGGCCGAACCCGCGGGCAAGCGAAGACGACGTGTGGTCCTTTGTGGCGGCGCCGGCCGTGACGATGGGGAACCTGATTGAAGTGGAGCGCCTGAGTAAGGACACCGGCCGTAAGCTGACTAGTGCCTGGCGGGACGTGGCCAGGGCCCTAACCCGCCACGACGAGGGTTTGACGGGGCGGTTAAACGACATCCGGGATGGCCAGTACGCCAAAAACGAGGCGGTGCCACTGCAACCGGAACTGGCGGCCCGCTTGTACACCACTAACCGCCAGGGCCAAGTCACCAACCAGTTGACGGCTTCGATTAGCCAGCTGGAGAAGTTCTACCAAAACCCGTACGACTACTTCTTGCGTTACGGTTTGCACCTGAAGAAGCGCGACGAATTAGAGGTCTCCAGCGACAAGTCCGGGACCTTAAACCACGACGCCCTGGCCTTCTTTGTCCAAAGCGTGATCGACGAACCGGACCTGCAGCTGGCCGACTTGGTTAAAGAAGAGCACCAAGGGCGCCAAGCCGAGTTGATTGACCAAGCCTTTGAGCAGGCCATGAACCAACAAGAGGAGTTGCGGGAATTGGCGGCCAATAACAGCCGGGTCAACTTGCAACTACAGGTGGCCAAGCAGTTGATTACCACCATGGCCAAGACCCTGTGCCTGCAAGCAACCCAGACCGACGCCCAACCAGTGGCGGTTGAAAAGGCCTTTGGGCAGGCGGATTGGACCGGGGAAAGCCAAGCCGCCGAGTTACCAGCGTTAACCTTTGACCTGACCGGGGCGGGGCTCGGTGAGGGCGCCAAGGTCAGCCTGCGGGGGCGGATTGACCGCTTAGACGAGTTGAAACTGGGCGAGCAAACCTACCAGCTGGTGGTTGATTACAAGTCCTACAACAAGGCGTTTGACTTGGTCGACGCCTACGCCGGCCAGGCCCTGCAAATGCTGGCCTACCTCAACGCGTTACAGGCGGCCAACCCGGGCGAGCAACTACTGGGGAGCCTGTACCTGCGTTTGTACGTCCCGACCGTTGACGCCGGCAAGGAGGGGACCGCCGAGGAGCTAAAAGAGCACCTCTACCAGGGGATCACGATTAACGATGACGCCGTCTTGGCCGCCCTCGATCACGGGCTTGGTGAAAAGGGTGCCACCCTGTTAAGCATCAAAAAGAAGAGTAAAAAAGACACCAGCCGCTTTAAGGTTAGTGCCGACGATCAATTCAGCGCTAAGGCGGGCTCCAACCTGGTCTCACCAACCGATTTGAAGCGCCTGATGGACCACAACGCCGAACTGATTAAGGAAGCCGCCGTTCAGATCCTGCAGGGCCAAAACGAGATTAGGCCGTACCGGCGCCAAGTCGGCACCACCGCGGAGACCGGCCTGGCCTTTAGCGACTTCTTAGACGTTTCCCGCTTCGATCAGGCCCTGGATGACTACAAGGAAATCGAGCTGACCGACGCCGACGTGGAAGCAAAGTTTGAACAAGAGGAGGAATAG
- a CDS encoding glycerophosphodiester phosphodiesterase, whose translation MQALKLNLMSVRRVGLAGFGLVASLDLVATWLLTPLLRLVTTFLLAQATIPFVSVDNVVTLLTTHPLIVCALLVEVCVVLALLGLQVLVAFSGLRLLVAGRFSFAGWLATCRQQVVNLGWRGALAWVPLLIVAMPIATLLFRTPLLVNIKADAFILDYLTRRPSLMIGGVLVYAACLFIVVRWLSWGRVKRALGLALWWGAWSWLVNGLVVLVNHGNAPTWLALSGLLIAQVAAELALSATALGLVATPQKASGYHQWRPWWLLILVVFVFAAMPSDWTYLTTKLAAPLTVAHRGVDGQNGVPNSIAVLKKTHRAAHPDFVEMDVHETADHQFVVVHDENLKQLTGVDKAPHQLTLKQLTKLVAKQDGYRAKLVSFDDYLAAAEQNHQRLIVELKATPHDSKGLLARFNQRYGARLIKDGDMVHSLDYAYVAKLHRLNPKLTVLYCMAYNFTNPAREADGVTAEYSTLNHRFIDAAHQGNQLVMAWTVNNAGAMKQALFDHADGVITDRVSTLNKVIKEVRTNDTLESRLVNYFNPLPNLE comes from the coding sequence ATGCAAGCCCTGAAATTAAACCTAATGTCCGTTCGACGCGTTGGCCTGGCTGGGTTTGGCTTGGTCGCCTCATTAGACCTGGTGGCAACTTGGCTACTCACCCCGCTGTTACGCCTCGTGACGACTTTCTTATTGGCACAAGCGACGATCCCCTTTGTGTCCGTTGACAACGTCGTCACCCTCTTGACCACCCACCCGTTAATCGTCTGCGCCCTTCTAGTCGAGGTGTGTGTGGTCCTGGCCTTACTGGGTCTCCAAGTCCTGGTGGCCTTTAGCGGGCTCAGGCTCTTAGTGGCCGGGCGCTTTTCCTTCGCCGGCTGGCTAGCGACCTGCCGCCAGCAGGTGGTGAACTTAGGCTGGCGGGGTGCCTTGGCCTGGGTGCCGCTGTTGATCGTGGCGATGCCGATTGCGACCCTGTTGTTTCGGACCCCGTTGCTGGTCAACATCAAGGCCGACGCCTTTATCCTCGATTACCTAACCAGGCGGCCAAGCTTAATGATTGGCGGCGTGTTGGTTTACGCAGCCTGCTTGTTCATCGTGGTGCGCTGGCTGTCCTGGGGACGGGTGAAGAGGGCGCTAGGCTTGGCCCTTTGGTGGGGGGCGTGGTCCTGGCTCGTCAACGGGTTGGTGGTGTTGGTTAACCACGGCAACGCCCCGACTTGGTTGGCCCTTAGCGGACTCTTAATTGCCCAGGTGGCGGCGGAGTTGGCCCTTAGCGCAACCGCCCTGGGCTTGGTAGCCACTCCCCAAAAGGCTTCCGGTTACCACCAGTGGCGCCCCTGGTGGCTCTTAATCTTAGTGGTGTTTGTCTTCGCCGCGATGCCGAGCGACTGGACTTACTTAACAACTAAGTTAGCGGCGCCATTGACGGTCGCTCACCGCGGTGTTGACGGGCAAAACGGCGTGCCCAATTCAATTGCGGTGTTAAAAAAGACCCACCGGGCGGCCCACCCAGACTTTGTCGAAATGGACGTCCACGAAACGGCCGACCACCAGTTTGTCGTCGTCCACGACGAAAACTTGAAGCAACTGACCGGGGTCGACAAGGCGCCCCACCAGCTAACCCTTAAGCAACTGACGAAGTTGGTGGCCAAACAGGATGGCTACCGGGCCAAGCTAGTGAGTTTTGATGACTACCTGGCGGCTGCCGAGCAAAACCACCAACGCCTGATCGTTGAACTTAAGGCGACCCCGCACGATTCCAAGGGCCTCTTGGCGCGTTTTAACCAGCGGTACGGCGCCCGTTTGATCAAGGATGGGGACATGGTTCACTCGCTCGATTACGCTTACGTAGCTAAGTTGCACCGGCTCAACCCCAAGCTAACGGTGCTCTACTGCATGGCTTACAACTTTACCAACCCGGCTAGGGAAGCGGACGGGGTGACGGCGGAGTATTCGACCTTAAACCACCGCTTCATTGACGCCGCCCACCAAGGGAACCAACTGGTAATGGCGTGGACGGTCAATAATGCCGGGGCGATGAAGCAGGCCCTTTTCGACCACGCCGACGGGGTGATCACCGACCGGGTCAGCACCCTGAATAAGGTGATCAAAGAGGTGCGGACAAACGATACGCTGGAAAGCAGGTTGGTTAACTACTTCAACCCGCTGCCTAACTTAGAGTGA
- a CDS encoding arsenate reductase family protein gives MPTFYCYSRCSTCKKAQKWLDDHQVAYDQQDLVAEPPAKELFVKWLTEHQDLGLRYFFNTSGQHYREQKLKDKLPTMTIDEAATLLSSDGKLIKRPLMVEGSQLTCGFKEDVYEQTWR, from the coding sequence ATGCCAACTTTTTACTGCTACTCCCGTTGTTCGACTTGCAAGAAGGCCCAAAAGTGGCTCGATGACCACCAGGTCGCCTATGACCAACAAGATCTGGTCGCAGAACCACCGGCCAAGGAACTCTTCGTTAAGTGGTTAACCGAGCACCAAGACCTGGGCCTGCGCTACTTCTTTAACACCAGTGGCCAGCACTACCGGGAACAAAAGCTCAAGGATAAGCTACCAACCATGACGATCGACGAGGCCGCCACCCTGCTGTCTTCGGACGGTAAGTTAATCAAACGGCCGTTGATGGTCGAGGGCTCGCAACTGACCTGCGGCTTTAAAGAAGACGTTTACGAACAAACCTGGCGCTAA